One Alphaproteobacteria bacterium genomic window carries:
- a CDS encoding peptide chain release factor 3, translated as MTALAEALPKRRTFAIISHPDAGKTTLTEKLLLFGGAIQLAGAVRAKGEQRRTRSDWMSIEKERGISVSASVMSFEFDGLSMNLLDTPGHEDFSEDTYRTLTAVDSAIMVLDAAKGIETQTKKLFEVCRMRDMPILTFVNKVDREGRDPFDLLDEIEKTLALDVTPVTWPIGMGRDLKGCYDLLRDRVLMYDPGKGDHLADEVIEIGLSDAKLDELIGLDAAAKLREEVELVRGACKPFDIQSFLEGHLTPVFFGSALKTFGVRELLQGIAQYAPIPRQQPAAPRNIDATEEKVTGFVFKVQANMDPNHRDRIAFFRLCSGRFQRGMKLKHIRSGKVMAIYNPVFFLARDRELAEEAFPGDILGIPNHGQLRIGDALTEGEDLRFTGIPSFAPEVLRRARLDDPMKAKQLKKALEDLAEEGVSQLFKPMDGSAWVVGVVGPLQFDVITTRIEAEYGLRCGFEDAGFDTARWLKADDPTLIRKMSEGNKSNMAEDRDGQPVYLARNNWQLNRLQQDFPGVSFLATREQH; from the coding sequence ATGACCGCCCTTGCCGAAGCGCTTCCCAAAAGGCGCACCTTCGCCATTATCTCGCACCCCGACGCCGGCAAGACGACGCTGACCGAAAAACTGCTGCTGTTCGGCGGCGCCATTCAGCTGGCCGGGGCCGTGCGCGCCAAAGGCGAGCAACGGCGCACCCGCTCGGACTGGATGAGCATTGAAAAGGAGCGCGGCATTTCGGTTTCCGCCTCGGTGATGAGCTTCGAATTCGACGGCTTGTCGATGAATCTTTTGGATACGCCGGGCCACGAAGATTTCAGCGAAGACACCTATCGCACGCTGACGGCGGTGGATTCCGCCATCATGGTGCTGGACGCCGCCAAGGGCATCGAAACGCAGACAAAGAAACTGTTCGAAGTCTGCCGCATGCGCGACATGCCGATCCTGACCTTCGTCAACAAGGTCGACCGCGAAGGACGCGACCCGTTCGACCTGCTCGACGAGATCGAAAAGACGCTGGCCCTGGACGTCACCCCTGTCACTTGGCCGATCGGCATGGGCCGCGACCTTAAGGGCTGCTACGACCTGCTGCGCGACCGCGTGCTGATGTACGACCCCGGCAAGGGCGATCATCTGGCCGACGAAGTGATCGAGATAGGACTGAGTGACGCCAAGCTGGACGAGCTGATCGGCTTGGATGCGGCGGCGAAACTGCGCGAAGAGGTCGAACTGGTGCGCGGTGCTTGCAAGCCCTTCGACATCCAATCCTTCCTGGAAGGGCATCTGACGCCCGTTTTCTTTGGCAGCGCCTTGAAAACCTTCGGCGTGCGCGAATTGCTGCAAGGCATCGCCCAATACGCCCCCATCCCCAGGCAGCAACCAGCAGCCCCCAGAAACATCGACGCCACGGAAGAAAAAGTCACCGGCTTCGTCTTCAAGGTCCAGGCCAACATGGACCCCAACCATCGCGACCGCATCGCCTTCTTTCGGCTTTGTTCCGGGCGTTTTCAGCGCGGCATGAAGCTGAAACACATCCGGTCCGGCAAGGTAATGGCCATCTACAACCCGGTCTTCTTCCTGGCCCGCGACCGCGAACTGGCGGAAGAGGCCTTTCCCGGCGACATTCTGGGCATCCCCAATCATGGACAGCTGCGCATCGGCGACGCGCTCACCGAAGGCGAGGACCTGCGCTTTACCGGCATCCCCAGCTTCGCGCCCGAAGTGTTGCGCCGTGCGCGCCTGGACGATCCCATGAAGGCCAAGCAGTTGAAGAAAGCGTTGGAGGATTTGGCCGAGGAAGGTGTGAGCCAGTTGTTCAAGCCGATGGACGGCTCGGCCTGGGTGGTCGGCGTGGTCGGTCCCTTGCAGTTCGACGTCATCACGACACGCATCGAAGCGGAATACGGCCTGCGTTGCGGCTTCGAAGATGCGGGCTTCGATACCGCCCGCTGGCTGAAAGCCGACGATCCCACGCTGATCAGGAAGATGAGCGAAGGCAACAAATCGAACATGGCCGAGGATCGCGACGGCCAGCCGGTCTATCTGGCCCGCAACAACTGGCAACTGAACCGGCTGCAGCAAGATTTCCCAGGCGTGTCCTTCCTGGCGACCAGGGAACAGCATTGA
- a CDS encoding (2Fe-2S)-binding protein, with product MPNVTFSAPTLEKDVTVYAVAGDTHTLLALAKKNGISIPCQCEDGNCGSCLVKISVLGDKQPLAQDLTEKEKLTLSVNGKLNKKLLDEAETYRRMPPHRLACQYIVLDEDILVEFSGEPGVEIELRR from the coding sequence ATGCCGAACGTTACTTTTTCAGCACCCACCTTGGAGAAGGATGTCACGGTTTACGCCGTGGCGGGTGATACGCATACGCTTCTGGCCTTGGCCAAGAAGAATGGAATCAGCATTCCCTGCCAGTGCGAGGACGGCAATTGCGGTTCCTGCCTGGTCAAGATTTCGGTCCTGGGCGACAAACAGCCTTTGGCCCAGGATCTGACGGAAAAGGAGAAGCTGACGCTTTCGGTGAACGGCAAGCTGAACAAGAAGCTGCTGGACGAAGCCGAGACCTATCGGCGCATGCCGCCGCATCGTCTGGCCTGTCAGTATATCGTGCTCGACGAGGACATTCTGGTCGAGTTCTCGGGCGAGCCTGGGGTCGAGATCGAACTGCGCCGCTGA
- a CDS encoding ComF family protein, with the protein MRFLSPLLDLLLPPQCPSCRALVAQTGTLCPDCWKGMDFLAPPLCQCCGLPFSFDVGEEALSCAACLDNPPPWRHARSVLRYDDASKRLVLAMKHADRTDLAPALARWMHRAGADLLKGCDLIVPVPLHWLRLFARRFNQSALLAHELGRITGKPVAANLLARTRRTQSQGHLHRTQRFGNVSGAFAVRPRQQAGIQGKTVLLIDDVLTSGATAAECARVLLKAGAAHVDALSVARAVLD; encoded by the coding sequence ATGCGATTTCTTAGCCCCCTGCTTGACCTTTTGCTGCCGCCCCAATGCCCGTCCTGCCGGGCCTTGGTCGCGCAAACCGGGACATTGTGCCCCGATTGCTGGAAAGGCATGGACTTCCTGGCCCCGCCGCTGTGCCAATGCTGCGGCCTTCCCTTTTCCTTCGATGTCGGGGAAGAAGCGCTTTCCTGCGCCGCCTGCCTGGACAATCCGCCGCCCTGGAGGCATGCCCGCTCGGTCCTGCGCTACGACGACGCCAGCAAGCGGCTGGTCTTGGCGATGAAACACGCCGACCGCACCGATCTGGCCCCGGCCCTGGCCCGCTGGATGCACCGGGCGGGGGCCGATCTGCTGAAGGGCTGCGACCTGATCGTGCCGGTCCCCCTGCACTGGCTGCGCCTGTTTGCAAGGCGCTTCAACCAATCGGCCCTGCTGGCCCACGAGTTGGGACGGATCACGGGCAAGCCGGTGGCGGCCAATCTGTTGGCCAGAACCCGACGCACCCAAAGCCAGGGCCATCTGCACCGCACGCAGCGCTTTGGCAATGTATCGGGGGCCTTTGCCGTGCGCCCGCGCCAACAGGCCGGAATTCAAGGAAAAACAGTGCTGCTGATCGACGATGTGCTGACCAGCGGCGCCACAGCGGCCGAATGCGCCCGGGTTCTGCTGAAGGCCGGAGCGGCCCATGTCGACGCGCTTTCGGTGGCCAGGGCCGTGTTGGACTAG
- the thiS gene encoding sulfur carrier protein ThiS, protein MQVTVNGEARDLAAPVSVSAFLAQLGLDGRKVAVERNLEIVPKSAYDATQLGDGDRLEIVHFIGGGSDDSWQVAGRTFASRLLVGTGKYKDFEETAKAIKASGAEIVTVAVRRVNLSDPSQPMLVDYVSPKDYTYLPNTAGCFTADDAVRTLRLAREAGGWDLVKLEVLGDQKTLYPNMPETIKAAEALIKDGFKVMVYCSDDPIQAKRLEEMGCVAIMPLGSLIGSGLGIQNPVNIRLIKESVAVPVLVDAGVGTASDAAIAMELGCDGVLMNTAIAGAKNPILMARAMKAAVEAGRLSYLAGRMPKKLYADPSSPLAGLI, encoded by the coding sequence ATGCAAGTGACGGTGAATGGCGAAGCGCGCGATCTGGCGGCCCCGGTTTCTGTGTCTGCCTTCCTGGCTCAGTTGGGGCTGGATGGGCGCAAGGTGGCGGTCGAGCGCAATCTGGAAATCGTGCCCAAATCGGCCTATGACGCCACGCAACTCGGCGATGGCGACCGGCTCGAGATCGTCCATTTCATCGGCGGCGGTTCGGACGACAGTTGGCAGGTGGCGGGCCGAACCTTCGCCAGCCGTCTGTTGGTGGGCACCGGCAAATATAAGGATTTCGAGGAAACGGCCAAGGCCATCAAGGCTTCGGGGGCCGAGATCGTGACCGTGGCGGTGCGAAGGGTCAATCTATCCGATCCTTCCCAGCCCATGCTGGTCGATTATGTCAGCCCCAAGGACTACACCTATCTTCCCAATACGGCGGGCTGTTTTACCGCCGACGACGCCGTGCGCACGCTGCGCCTGGCCCGCGAGGCCGGGGGCTGGGATTTGGTGAAGCTGGAAGTGCTGGGCGACCAGAAGACGCTGTATCCCAACATGCCTGAAACCATCAAGGCCGCCGAGGCGCTGATCAAGGACGGTTTCAAGGTGATGGTCTATTGTTCCGACGATCCCATTCAAGCCAAGCGGCTGGAAGAAATGGGCTGTGTGGCCATCATGCCTCTGGGGTCGCTGATCGGCTCGGGCCTGGGCATTCAAAATCCTGTGAACATTCGCCTGATTAAGGAAAGCGTTGCCGTTCCCGTGCTGGTCGATGCCGGGGTTGGCACGGCGTCCGACGCCGCCATCGCCATGGAGCTGGGCTGCGACGGCGTTCTCATGAACACCGCCATCGCCGGGGCCAAGAACCCCATCCTGATGGCTCGGGCCATGAAGGCGGCGGTGGAGGCGGGCAGGCTTTCCTACTTGGCCGGACGCATGCCCAAAAAGCTGTATGCCGATCCTTCTTCGCCGTTGGCGGGGCTGATTTAA
- the grxC gene encoding glutaredoxin 3 — MPRIEIYTTQICPYCDRAKRLFKKKGVEWEEIDVSYDEGLRAFMTQRAGGKRTVPQIFIDDIHVGGCDDLYELEQDGKLDPMLGK, encoded by the coding sequence ATGCCACGTATTGAAATCTACACGACCCAAATCTGCCCCTATTGCGACCGCGCCAAGCGTCTGTTCAAGAAGAAGGGCGTGGAATGGGAGGAGATCGACGTCTCCTACGACGAGGGCCTGCGCGCCTTCATGACCCAGCGGGCGGGCGGCAAGCGCACGGTGCCGCAGATCTTCATCGACGACATCCATGTCGGCGGCTGCGACGACCTGTACGAGCTTGAGCAGGACGGCAAGCTGGACCCGATGCTGGGCAAATGA
- a CDS encoding carbon-nitrogen hydrolase family protein, whose protein sequence is MSDPSPFTAACIQTNATPDIAHNIKAASEFVRAAAAKGAKLVLMPENVAMMDFGRPNILAKSFPEKDHPALPAFADLAKELGIWLHGGSLQILLPDQMVANRTHVFNPKGESVAFYDKIHMFDVDLDGGESYRESQTFKPGERAVMAQTDFGGLGLAICYDLRFPHLFRALSKAGASMLTAPAAFTRQTGEAHWHVLHRARAIENGAYMLSPAQCGTHAGGRQTYGHALIVSPWGEVLADAGTEPGFIAATIDPGEVAAARRKIPALTHDRPFTLV, encoded by the coding sequence ATGAGCGATCCCTCTCCCTTCACGGCGGCCTGCATTCAGACCAACGCCACCCCGGACATCGCCCACAATATCAAGGCGGCGTCCGAATTCGTGCGCGCGGCGGCGGCCAAGGGAGCCAAGCTGGTCTTGATGCCGGAAAACGTCGCCATGATGGATTTCGGACGTCCCAATATCCTGGCCAAGTCATTCCCCGAAAAGGACCACCCCGCCCTGCCCGCCTTTGCCGACTTGGCGAAAGAGCTGGGCATCTGGCTGCATGGCGGTTCCTTGCAAATCCTGCTGCCTGACCAGATGGTCGCCAACCGCACCCATGTCTTCAATCCCAAGGGTGAATCGGTGGCCTTTTACGATAAAATCCACATGTTCGACGTCGATCTGGATGGCGGCGAAAGCTACAGAGAATCGCAAACATTCAAACCCGGCGAGCGCGCCGTGATGGCGCAAACGGATTTCGGCGGGCTGGGTCTGGCCATCTGCTACGACCTGCGCTTCCCTCATCTGTTCCGCGCACTTTCGAAGGCGGGTGCCAGCATGCTGACAGCCCCCGCCGCCTTCACCCGCCAGACCGGCGAGGCGCATTGGCATGTGCTTCATCGCGCCAGGGCCATCGAAAACGGCGCCTATATGCTGTCGCCCGCCCAGTGCGGCACGCATGCCGGGGGGCGTCAAACCTATGGCCATGCGCTGATCGTCAGCCCCTGGGGCGAAGTGCTGGCCGATGCCGGAACCGAACCCGGCTTCATTGCCGCCACCATCGATCCCGGCGAAGTTGCCGCCGCAAGGCGCAAGATTCCCGCCCTCACCCACGACCGCCCCTTCACCCTGGTTTAA